A genome region from Coprococcus phoceensis includes the following:
- a CDS encoding glutamine synthetase III family protein, giving the protein MKTVTDYFGDLVFDDRVMKATLSAKVYSSLRKTIDEGCELDISVANAVATAMKDWAISKGATHFTHWFQPLTGITAEKHDSFITPSPDGGVIMEFSGKELIKGEPDASSFPNGGLRATFEARGYTAWDPTSYAFIKDNSLCIPTAFCSYGGYALDKKTPLLRSMEALSRQAIRILRLFGNDSAKCVRSSVGPEQEYFLIDKEMYDQRPDLCFTGRTLFGAKPPKGQEMDDHYFGVIKPRVAAYMEELNEELWKLGILAKTEHNEVAPAQHELAPIYTTTNIATDHNQLTMEIMQKIAAKHGLVCLLHEKPFAGVNGSGKHNNWSISTDKGQNLLSPGETPYENAQFLLFLCAVIKAVDDYQDLLRISVATAGNDHRLGANEAPPAVVSIFLGDELNAVLEAIENDTPYQGAKKTKMKLGVDVLPKFNRDNTDRNRTSPFAFTGNKFEFRMLGSSNSIACANIMLNSAVAESLKIYADRLEQAQDFETALHEMIRKTIKDHKHIIFNGNGYDDNWIKEATEKRGLINYRTTVDCMPHLLDEKNVKMLTGQGVFSIAELQSRCDIMLDNYCKSVIIEANTMVTMAKTQIAPAVESYAAHVADAAISKKALDANLACSYETNLVRTLSTLTDTIAAKVNLLNEALRSLETAEDIFAESFLIRDHVLGLMNELRAACDEAETLTAKSYWPFPTYADLLFGVK; this is encoded by the coding sequence ATGAAAACGGTAACAGATTATTTTGGAGATTTGGTATTTGATGACAGAGTTATGAAAGCAACCCTTTCCGCAAAAGTTTATTCTTCTCTCAGAAAGACTATAGACGAAGGATGTGAACTGGATATCAGCGTTGCCAATGCAGTCGCAACCGCTATGAAGGATTGGGCGATTTCCAAGGGAGCAACCCATTTTACGCACTGGTTCCAGCCACTGACCGGGATTACAGCAGAAAAGCATGACAGCTTTATCACCCCGTCACCTGACGGCGGTGTCATTATGGAATTTTCCGGCAAGGAACTGATTAAAGGAGAACCAGACGCCTCTTCCTTTCCAAACGGCGGGCTTCGCGCCACCTTCGAGGCAAGAGGTTACACTGCCTGGGATCCTACTTCCTATGCGTTCATCAAAGACAACAGCCTTTGTATCCCTACAGCATTCTGTTCTTATGGCGGATACGCTCTGGATAAGAAGACGCCGCTTTTGCGTTCCATGGAAGCACTCAGCAGACAGGCTATTCGTATCCTTCGCCTGTTCGGCAACGATTCCGCCAAATGTGTCCGCTCATCCGTCGGTCCGGAGCAGGAATATTTCCTGATTGACAAAGAAATGTACGACCAACGTCCGGATCTTTGTTTTACTGGTCGTACCTTATTCGGAGCGAAGCCTCCGAAAGGGCAGGAGATGGACGATCACTACTTCGGCGTGATCAAACCTCGTGTAGCCGCATATATGGAAGAACTCAACGAAGAACTTTGGAAGCTTGGGATTCTCGCAAAAACAGAACATAATGAAGTTGCACCTGCACAGCATGAACTAGCGCCAATCTACACAACTACTAATATTGCGACCGATCATAACCAGCTCACAATGGAAATCATGCAAAAAATTGCTGCAAAGCATGGTCTTGTATGTCTTCTTCACGAAAAGCCATTTGCCGGTGTGAACGGAAGCGGAAAACACAACAACTGGTCGATTTCAACAGACAAAGGACAAAACCTTCTTTCTCCTGGTGAGACACCTTATGAAAATGCTCAATTTCTTTTGTTCCTTTGTGCCGTTATAAAAGCAGTAGATGACTATCAGGATCTGCTTCGTATCTCCGTTGCGACTGCCGGCAATGACCATAGACTTGGTGCTAACGAAGCTCCTCCGGCTGTTGTTTCTATTTTTCTTGGAGATGAGTTAAATGCCGTATTAGAGGCAATTGAAAATGACACCCCTTATCAGGGCGCCAAAAAAACAAAAATGAAACTCGGCGTCGATGTGCTTCCGAAATTTAACCGGGACAACACCGACCGTAACCGGACTTCTCCGTTTGCTTTCACCGGCAATAAATTCGAGTTTCGTATGCTCGGTTCTTCGAACAGTATCGCATGCGCAAATATTATGCTCAACAGTGCGGTGGCAGAATCACTGAAAATCTATGCAGACAGACTGGAGCAGGCACAGGACTTTGAGACAGCGCTTCATGAAATGATCCGCAAGACCATCAAAGACCACAAACACATTATTTTCAACGGCAACGGGTATGACGACAACTGGATTAAAGAGGCTACTGAAAAGCGCGGTCTTATCAACTACCGCACAACTGTGGACTGTATGCCTCATCTGCTCGATGAAAAGAATGTCAAAATGCTGACCGGACAAGGTGTATTCTCCATCGCAGAGCTTCAGTCACGCTGTGACATCATGCTTGATAACTATTGTAAATCTGTAATTATAGAAGCCAACACAATGGTCACGATGGCAAAAACGCAGATTGCTCCGGCTGTGGAGAGCTACGCCGCGCACGTTGCAGATGCGGCTATATCCAAAAAGGCATTGGATGCAAATCTTGCTTGCAGTTATGAGACCAATCTTGTCAGAACACTTTCTACCCTGACTGACACGATTGCCGCAAAAGTAAATTTACTAAACGAGGCACTGCGCTCTCTTGAAACGGCAGAAGATATTTTTGCAGAATCTTTCCTTATCCGTGACCATGTACTTGGCTTGATGAATGAACTGAGAGCTGCCTGTGATGAGGCAGAAACACTGACTGCAAAAAGCTACTGGCCTTTCCCTACCTATGCAGATTTACTGTTCGGTGTAAAATAA
- a CDS encoding CTP synthase translates to MTKYIFVTGGVVSGLGKGITAASLGRLLKARGLKVAAQKLDPYINVDPGTMSPYQHGEVYVTEDGAETDLDLGHYERFIDEDLNKYSNLTTGKVYWNVLNKERRGEYLGSTVQVIPHITNEIKEFVYSVGKKTNADVVITEIGGTIGDIESQPFLEAVRQISLEVGSKNSLFIHVTLVPFLRGSDEHKSKPTQHSVKELRGMGINPNIVVLRCDEPLEESIFQKISLFCNVKPDCVIENITLPNLYEAPLMLEKANFSSVVCRELGIETQEPNLSEWTEMVEHIKNHTGNVTIGLVGKYVGLHDAYLSVAEALRHAGYFHNTAIKIRWIDSEDLADFNIEETLSALDGILIPGGFGNRGIEGMILAAKYAREHQIPYFGICLGMQIAVIEYARNVVGIKDANSGEFDEQCKHKVINFMPGQNDNIDKGGTLRLGAYPCNIQAGTTMHRCYGVDTISERHRHRYEFNNDYREQITLSGLTVSGTSPDGRLVETVEITDRPFHVGVQYHPEFKSRPNRPHPLFKGFIQAALSHQSGGNL, encoded by the coding sequence ATGACGAAATATATATTTGTAACAGGAGGTGTTGTGTCCGGTCTCGGAAAAGGCATCACCGCCGCATCGCTCGGTCGCCTTCTGAAGGCAAGAGGACTTAAAGTTGCGGCTCAGAAACTTGATCCCTACATCAATGTCGATCCGGGCACAATGAGCCCTTATCAGCACGGCGAAGTCTACGTTACAGAAGACGGCGCCGAGACAGATCTTGACCTTGGACATTATGAACGCTTTATCGACGAAGATCTGAATAAATATTCGAACCTTACTACCGGTAAGGTTTACTGGAATGTGCTGAATAAAGAACGCCGTGGCGAATACTTAGGCTCTACAGTACAGGTCATTCCTCATATTACAAACGAAATCAAAGAATTTGTTTACAGTGTTGGGAAGAAAACCAATGCCGATGTGGTGATTACTGAGATTGGCGGCACAATTGGCGATATTGAATCCCAGCCTTTTTTGGAAGCAGTACGTCAGATTTCTTTGGAAGTTGGCAGTAAGAACAGTTTGTTCATTCATGTCACACTCGTACCTTTCCTCCGTGGCTCAGATGAACATAAGTCAAAACCAACTCAGCATTCCGTAAAAGAACTGCGGGGAATGGGAATCAATCCAAACATTGTCGTCCTACGCTGTGACGAACCTTTAGAAGAATCCATTTTCCAGAAAATATCTTTATTCTGCAACGTAAAGCCGGACTGTGTCATCGAAAACATTACACTTCCGAATCTCTACGAAGCTCCACTTATGCTGGAAAAAGCAAATTTCTCATCTGTTGTCTGCCGTGAACTTGGTATCGAGACACAAGAGCCTAATCTCAGCGAATGGACAGAAATGGTAGAACATATCAAAAATCATACCGGCAATGTCACAATCGGTCTTGTCGGAAAATATGTGGGACTGCACGATGCCTACCTTTCTGTAGCAGAAGCGCTTCGACATGCCGGATATTTTCATAATACAGCCATAAAGATTCGCTGGATTGACTCAGAAGATCTGGCAGATTTTAATATAGAAGAAACTCTCTCTGCTCTGGACGGTATTCTCATTCCGGGGGGCTTTGGTAACCGTGGAATTGAGGGCATGATCTTGGCTGCAAAATACGCGAGAGAACACCAGATTCCATACTTTGGAATCTGCCTCGGAATGCAGATCGCCGTAATCGAATATGCAAGAAATGTTGTCGGAATCAAAGATGCAAATTCCGGTGAATTTGACGAGCAGTGTAAGCATAAAGTGATCAACTTCATGCCCGGACAAAATGACAACATCGACAAAGGCGGCACATTAAGGCTTGGCGCTTATCCATGTAACATCCAGGCAGGAACAACTATGCATCGCTGCTACGGTGTTGACACAATCAGCGAACGTCATAGACACCGCTATGAATTTAACAATGACTATCGAGAACAGATCACTCTTTCCGGTCTGACAGTCAGCGGTACTTCGCCTGATGGAAGACTTGTTGAGACCGTTGAAATTACTGACCGACCATTCCATGTCGGTGTTCAATATCACCCGGAATTCAAAAGCCGCCCGAACAGACCACATCCTCTCTTCAAAGGATTTATTCAGGCAGCTCTCTCACATCAAAGCGGAGGTAATTTATGA
- the purF gene encoding amidophosphoribosyltransferase has translation MSIHEECGVFGVISPKPVDVANISYYGLYALQHRGQESCGIVVNDDGVFVSHKDLGLVGDVFSNDILSSLPSGTMAVGHVRYGTTGGTNRNNCQPIEVNHQKGRMALAHNGNLSNAAKLRNELELSGAIFHTTSDTETIAYIVTRERLNAPSIEDALSRAMNTLDGAYSLVLMSPQKLICARDPYGFRPLCYGQTPDGTYIVASESCAIKAVGGEVIRDVEPGEILVFSKHGVVSRKEHCNQKEKRLCIFEYIYFARPDSVIDGISVHASRVLAGKILAQTHPIDADIVIGAPDSGLDAALGFSQESKIPYGIGLIKNKYIGRTFISPGQGARLDSVKIKLSAVEESIRGKRVVLIDDSIVRGNTIGRVVQLLRNAGAKEVHIRISSPMFLHPCYYGTDIDSEDHLIACKHTVSEIAEIIGADSLGYFPLEKLRELTSHCSFCSACFDGCYPTAIPDDTRKDRFEKRLSDIKESSK, from the coding sequence ATGAGTATACACGAAGAATGCGGGGTATTCGGCGTCATCTCACCAAAACCTGTAGACGTCGCTAATATTTCTTATTACGGGCTATACGCCCTGCAACACAGGGGACAAGAAAGCTGTGGAATCGTTGTGAACGATGACGGCGTATTTGTCTCCCACAAAGACCTGGGGCTGGTCGGCGATGTTTTTTCAAATGATATCCTGTCATCGCTCCCATCCGGCACCATGGCGGTCGGTCATGTCCGCTATGGCACAACCGGCGGAACAAACCGAAATAACTGTCAGCCGATTGAAGTCAACCACCAGAAAGGACGGATGGCGCTTGCGCACAACGGTAATCTGTCAAATGCCGCCAAACTCAGAAATGAACTGGAATTATCCGGTGCCATTTTCCACACTACGAGCGATACGGAAACAATCGCCTACATCGTCACCCGCGAACGGCTGAATGCACCTTCCATCGAAGATGCACTCAGCCGCGCGATGAATACGTTGGACGGAGCCTACTCTCTCGTACTGATGTCACCACAAAAATTAATCTGTGCAAGAGATCCTTATGGTTTTCGACCGCTCTGCTATGGGCAGACTCCTGACGGCACATATATCGTCGCTTCTGAATCCTGCGCGATCAAAGCAGTGGGCGGAGAAGTCATTCGGGATGTGGAACCGGGTGAAATCTTAGTCTTTTCCAAACATGGTGTAGTTTCCCGCAAAGAACATTGTAATCAAAAAGAAAAACGGCTCTGTATTTTTGAATACATTTATTTTGCACGCCCGGATTCGGTCATTGACGGTATTTCCGTTCATGCTTCCCGTGTACTTGCCGGAAAAATTTTGGCACAGACACACCCAATCGACGCAGACATCGTCATTGGTGCGCCTGATTCCGGACTGGATGCCGCCCTTGGATTTAGTCAGGAATCTAAAATTCCATACGGTATCGGTCTGATTAAAAACAAATACATCGGCAGAACTTTCATCTCTCCCGGACAGGGAGCAAGGCTTGACAGTGTAAAAATCAAACTCTCTGCCGTGGAGGAAAGTATCCGCGGGAAGCGTGTCGTGCTAATTGACGATTCCATTGTCCGCGGAAACACAATCGGGCGTGTTGTCCAACTGTTGCGCAATGCAGGTGCAAAGGAAGTACACATCCGTATTTCTTCTCCGATGTTTTTACATCCTTGTTATTATGGCACAGATATTGATTCAGAAGATCATCTGATTGCCTGCAAACATACGGTTTCCGAGATTGCTGAGATTATCGGTGCAGACTCTCTTGGATATTTTCCATTAGAAAAACTTAGAGAGCTTACGTCTCACTGCAGCTTTTGCAGCGCCTGCTTTGACGGCTGTTATCCTACCGCCATCCCAGATGACACACGAAAAGACCGTTTTGAAAAACGTTTATCAGATATAAAGGAGTCCTCAAAATGA
- the carA gene encoding glutamine-hydrolyzing carbamoyl-phosphate synthase small subunit, which yields MIMKYNRKLILEDGQEYYGYAFGDTADSVCEIVFNTSMVGYQEILSDPSYTGQAVVMTYPLIGNYGMAEDDYETITPTIGALIVREYNDVPSNFRSESTLGKVMSTYKIPGIYGIDTRRLTRSIRDHGSQKVLLTDVKTPVEKGLNILAATALAHDSVARVSCQQTLVYPADTEKFHIVAIDCGIKMNIIRSLNARGCKVTCVPWNTPAEVIETLSPDGIFISNGPGDPTDVPQTITAIKKLIGKYPIFGICLGHQIISLAYGAKTYKLKFGHRGGNHPVKNLKTNKIEITSQNHSYAVDADSLLETPLSVTHINLLDQTVEGVVCERDRVFSVQYHPESAPGPQDSTYLFDQFITLIKEGCQHAEKNRS from the coding sequence ATGATCATGAAATATAACAGAAAACTAATTTTAGAGGACGGACAGGAATATTATGGATATGCCTTTGGCGACACTGCCGACAGCGTGTGTGAAATTGTCTTCAACACCTCAATGGTCGGCTATCAGGAAATCCTGTCTGATCCGTCCTACACCGGACAGGCTGTCGTAATGACTTATCCACTGATAGGAAATTACGGAATGGCAGAAGATGATTATGAGACCATCACACCGACCATCGGTGCTCTCATTGTAAGAGAATATAACGACGTTCCCTCTAACTTTCGAAGTGAATCAACACTTGGGAAAGTTATGAGCACCTATAAGATCCCCGGTATTTACGGTATCGACACCCGCAGACTGACCCGCTCTATACGCGATCACGGCTCGCAAAAGGTTCTGTTGACAGACGTAAAAACACCTGTTGAGAAAGGGCTGAACATCTTAGCCGCTACAGCGCTTGCACATGATTCAGTCGCTCGCGTAAGCTGTCAGCAAACGCTGGTCTATCCAGCAGATACCGAAAAGTTCCATATTGTTGCAATCGACTGTGGTATCAAAATGAATATCATTCGTTCTCTCAATGCACGTGGCTGCAAAGTGACATGCGTTCCGTGGAACACGCCTGCAGAAGTGATTGAAACGCTCTCTCCTGACGGCATCTTTATCTCTAATGGACCCGGGGATCCAACCGACGTACCACAGACGATTACAGCTATAAAAAAATTAATCGGTAAATATCCGATTTTCGGAATCTGCCTCGGACATCAGATTATTTCACTTGCCTATGGTGCCAAAACTTATAAATTAAAGTTTGGACATCGCGGCGGGAATCATCCGGTAAAAAATTTAAAAACGAATAAAATTGAGATTACATCGCAGAATCACTCCTATGCGGTTGATGCAGACAGTCTCTTAGAGACACCGCTTTCTGTGACACACATCAATCTGCTCGACCAGACAGTAGAAGGTGTAGTATGCGAAAGAGATCGTGTATTCAGCGTTCAATATCATCCGGAAAGTGCTCCTGGTCCACAGGACAGCACCTATTTGTTTGATCAATTTATCACACTTATCAAGGAGGGATGCCAACATGCCGAAAAGAACAGATCTTAA
- the asnB gene encoding asparagine synthase B, with product MCSIMGYCGSNADLNIFKKGFDRTITRGPDESRIIDTGNGFLGFHRLAIMGLSPSGMQPFELDGSFVVCNGEIYGFEQFKEQLSEKYTFQSESDCEILLPLYREYKTDMFAMLDAEFACIIYDGETGEYIAARDPVGIRPLYYGFDEAGTLLLASEPKNLVGLAEAIMPFPPGHYYKNGEFICYCDIASSDTICHDDLETVYGQIHDKLVAGVKKRLVADAKVGFLLSGGLDSSLVCAIAARESASPIKTFAIGMSEDAIDLKYAKQVADYIGSDHTEIYMTPDDVLSSLETVIRILGTFDITTIRASMGMYLLCKAIHEQTDIRVLLTGEISDELFGYKYTDFAPSAEAFQAESQKRIRELHMYDVLRADRCISVNSLEARVPFGDLDFVKYVMALDPSIKQNVYGKGKYLLRKAFETGDYLPEEILWREKAAFSDAVGHSMVDYLKEYAEQHYTEEAFEAGCKKYTHARPFTKESLLYREIFEKYYPGQGEMISGFWMPNRDWEGCDVNDPSARVLANYGDSGK from the coding sequence ATGTGTTCTATTATGGGTTATTGTGGCAGTAATGCCGATCTTAATATTTTTAAAAAAGGTTTTGACCGGACGATTACAAGAGGTCCGGACGAAAGCCGTATCATAGATACCGGAAATGGTTTTCTTGGATTTCACAGACTTGCCATTATGGGGCTTTCCCCTTCCGGCATGCAGCCGTTTGAGCTGGATGGAAGCTTTGTTGTATGCAACGGAGAAATATATGGGTTTGAACAATTCAAAGAACAGCTTTCCGAAAAATATACTTTTCAAAGCGAGTCCGACTGTGAGATATTACTTCCCTTGTACCGCGAGTACAAAACGGATATGTTTGCAATGTTAGATGCCGAATTTGCCTGTATCATATACGACGGCGAAACCGGCGAATATATTGCAGCAAGAGATCCTGTCGGCATCAGACCGCTTTATTATGGTTTTGATGAAGCCGGGACACTCCTGCTCGCAAGTGAACCAAAAAACCTTGTCGGGCTCGCCGAAGCGATCATGCCGTTTCCACCCGGACATTATTATAAGAACGGGGAATTTATCTGCTACTGTGACATTGCCTCATCGGATACCATCTGTCACGATGATTTGGAAACCGTATACGGACAGATTCATGACAAACTCGTTGCCGGTGTTAAAAAGCGGCTTGTCGCAGATGCCAAGGTCGGATTTCTTCTTTCCGGCGGGCTCGATTCGTCACTTGTATGCGCCATCGCAGCAAGGGAAAGCGCTTCGCCAATCAAGACCTTCGCTATCGGCATGAGCGAAGATGCCATCGACTTAAAATATGCGAAACAAGTCGCCGACTATATTGGCAGTGACCACACAGAAATTTATATGACACCAGACGATGTACTTTCTTCTTTAGAGACAGTGATTCGGATACTCGGAACATTTGATATCACGACAATTCGCGCCAGCATGGGCATGTACCTCCTGTGCAAGGCAATTCACGAGCAGACCGATATCCGTGTTCTGCTCACAGGAGAAATATCAGATGAATTATTCGGATACAAATATACGGACTTTGCCCCATCAGCGGAAGCTTTTCAGGCAGAATCCCAAAAACGTATCCGTGAACTTCATATGTATGACGTACTGCGCGCCGATCGCTGCATTTCCGTAAACTCACTGGAAGCGCGAGTTCCTTTCGGAGATCTTGATTTTGTGAAATATGTCATGGCATTGGATCCATCGATCAAACAAAATGTCTACGGAAAAGGAAAATACCTGCTTCGCAAGGCATTTGAAACAGGCGACTATCTCCCAGAAGAAATTCTGTGGCGTGAAAAAGCAGCATTCTCAGATGCTGTAGGTCATTCCATGGTCGACTATCTGAAAGAGTACGCCGAACAGCATTATACAGAAGAAGCATTTGAAGCCGGATGCAAAAAATATACGCACGCTCGCCCTTTCACCAAAGAATCTCTTCTCTATCGTGAAATTTTCGAAAAATACTACCCGGGTCAGGGCGAAATGATCTCCGGCTTTTGGATGCCAAACCGCGACTGGGAAGGCTGTGATGTGAATGACCCTTCTGCCAGAGTTCTTGCAAACTACGGGGACAGCGGAAAATAA
- the purC gene encoding phosphoribosylaminoimidazolesuccinocarboxamide synthase gives MQKAEQLYEGKAKKVFKTEEPEVLIVSYKDDATAFNGLKKGTIVGKGVINNKMSNLLMQRLEKAGIPTHFIEEINDRETLVKKVSIVPLEVIIRNIAAGSFSKRYGVEEGLVFESPTIEFSYKNDDLGDPLLNTYHALAMKLATKEEIETIEKYAFGVNEQLKAFWKECGVTLVDFKLEFGRLSDGTIVLADEISPDTCRLWDSKTGEKLDKDRFRRDLGGVEDAYQEIMKRLNEHI, from the coding sequence ATGCAAAAAGCAGAACAACTTTACGAAGGAAAAGCAAAGAAAGTGTTTAAAACAGAGGAGCCAGAGGTTTTGATCGTCTCTTACAAAGATGACGCGACTGCATTTAACGGTCTCAAAAAAGGAACCATTGTCGGCAAAGGAGTTATCAACAACAAAATGAGTAACTTACTCATGCAGCGTCTCGAAAAAGCGGGAATCCCAACTCATTTCATTGAAGAAATCAACGACCGCGAAACTCTTGTCAAAAAAGTCTCTATTGTTCCCCTGGAAGTAATCATAAGAAACATTGCTGCAGGCTCATTTTCTAAACGCTATGGTGTAGAAGAAGGGCTTGTCTTCGAATCACCTACCATCGAATTTTCATATAAAAATGACGATCTCGGCGACCCACTGCTAAATACATATCACGCACTCGCAATGAAACTTGCAACCAAAGAAGAAATCGAAACAATTGAAAAATATGCTTTTGGTGTCAATGAACAGTTAAAAGCTTTCTGGAAAGAATGTGGTGTCACACTCGTCGACTTTAAGCTGGAATTCGGAAGACTTTCCGACGGTACAATTGTGCTTGCCGATGAAATCAGTCCGGATACATGTCGTCTTTGGGATTCTAAAACAGGAGAAAAACTTGATAAAGACAGATTCCGTCGCGACCTTGGCGGTGTGGAAGACGCTTATCAGGAAATTATGAAACGATTAAACGAACATATCTAA